One Mugil cephalus isolate CIBA_MC_2020 chromosome 22, CIBA_Mcephalus_1.1, whole genome shotgun sequence genomic window carries:
- the cradd gene encoding death domain-containing protein CRADD, whose amino-acid sequence MEPAHRALLREHRLELSGLLLVSDTIVPFLYQEDILTEAQVEDIESQPTETRRTLKLLDILPSRGPRAFPAFLRSLKDFDWVREKLLLELQSPPGPGTTDVPVPVPVPDPVLQVVPSDRQLSRLASHLGPEWEWVLMDLGLSPEAVFRCRADHSLSVGGAALAGLVQWRRSRGKEATAQRLLESLRAGGVHPSVLEDALRTP is encoded by the exons ATGGAGCCGGCTCACAGAGCTCTGCTCCGGGAGCACCGCCTAGAACTGTCCGGGCTGCTCCTGGTCAGCGACACCATCGTTCCGTTCCTGTACCAGGAGGACATCTTGACGGAGGCGCAGGTGGAGGACATCGAGTCTCAGCCCACAGAGACACGCAGGACTCTGAAGCTCCTGGACATCCTCCCGAGCCGAGGGCCCCGGGCCTTCCCCGCCTTCCTGCGCTCCCTCAAGGACTTCGACTGGGTCCgagagaagctgctgctggagctccaGAGTCCACCTGGACCCGGAACCACAG atgtcccggtcccggtcccggtcccagACCCAGTCCTCCAGGTGGTCCCTTCGGACCGGCAGCTGTCCCGGCTGGCGTCCCATCTGGGTCCTGAGTGGGAGTGGGTCCTGATGGACCTGGGTCTGTCCCCTGAGGCCGTGTTTCGCTGCCGGGCCGACCACAGTCTGAGCGTGGGGGGGGCGGCTCTGGCCGGTCTGGTCCAGTGGAGGAGGTCCAGAGGGAAGGAGGCCACGGCCCAGAGGCTCCTGGAGAGTCTGAGGGCGGGGGGCGTCCATCCGTCCGTCCTGGAGGACGCCCTCAGGACGCCGTGA